Proteins encoded within one genomic window of Methanothrix harundinacea 6Ac:
- a CDS encoding LysM peptidoglycan-binding domain-containing protein, producing the protein MLPGELQSYFNELSFKEFLVAIQSGDDPVVNYTDFTIGTREGGAVWKPFDWFEMDSFDIRCIIPTPKAKSRTMIFLGAEFVLFPEIFEGKFIAQITSDLAIMANFKSDGPSEGVSFNKIVKYITNDAIIIPEDVASFVFTDFYISIDVKNRSYSLGASANASLKLIETRISLNEVKFQIDASLPKDLPPRYTGSIVGTFSIEEFRIFVSAEYGGAEEGWTFIGRTFPGVVIPLATIFKNLMKEIPGLEDFEKFFPAPESLDVNKLSLTARPAHAQNKGSYIFDCGVGLKGVRIDPIGTIKADSNLNIKYDDRLHASFGVELTLEDLNIVAIVGYDFDKKALTLTWDGVTAAITEKNGQKIASLTLTKYSLGEMIETFVSWFSGQKFGLASPWNILNQISLASFNLDFNFTTKQVSFHYKIGPLNLGLAKIQRISVTYEPTGENKGVNVELEGSFLWGVDPKHGDDKKLKWDATKPDDAPMPPGAGNKYFDLRLLALGQHVEVEGITDCKSVGDAIKKIETLPVPSPSQLPAVGFSPESSWMVAADFGILKVDETPKYPHSPQAAPKYFLSLQTVFNDPNIYGLRVALAGPAAKVLAGLDFEIMYRRISETVGVYQAQIQLPDKMRNFQMGAFNITLPVFAIELYTNGDFKVDVGFPWNLNFSRSFTIQAQISFVPVIGSGGIYFGKLSGATTNRVPAVTNGNFNPVIVFGLGLQLGVGKYLEKGILRAGISLTLVGILEGVIARWNPYDAGKDVDYYYWLQGTIGIMGRLFGSVDFGIVKAEVNVTLSLVAQITYECYKDIPISVIASVDVSLSIKINCGLFKITIHFSFSARIKETFTIKNSGTLPWTLADGSEAALRSRQDLRLRAPTAIASSGVGDGGLVMKWDNYLPAEEKQILICHFAPVISASTDEIHGATGPHACYVPMLLLETRSASDGPGLEEGTTGITSFERLCNHVLRWTVAAALDRGMTKDQIDGYAVSDDELLMIMNSLSDRVVTMPIEDADAADFMRDHFTLQVAYRTTANDGGAGGADAAVFPMPPALRLRVPSYHGSKDLEWKFSEFNAVDEKYLDALRTRFDELAVQVEEEMGGGSDRRLLLGDEPEPAGRSVASFVFADYFLLLARQMVQNARDGLRNFQYLLGTSKEGKASDEMVDDIVGWINGHMAPKGDDPIGDLPPPFTAADLFEANGQHLLNPQKDLEIQGGTHRIGPSDTLSSIAEKGPVEVIKLAEANFGEKILTAGIALACEGEPDYVIRDEDTLESISKDLFAGSMKDLLDRSDLATKPGVLAASALLALPPRFHTTKEGESLERVAAEYGIPVRRLAEAEANLKVPGLFSTSDGIEARCLNVPHLQRFRVSELIAEILRTMGLSHLSGIASRYLLHGMRLPTEGIEFCDEASDWPEEAGLYALTGQQFPIPALNEDDFSFSLARDEGLEWIDFLGGASKTELSVVIAGGDRDRVVEVQKAVRDGIVPGMRALGPEPVSRSQPMTYPFPSATVWTHPGRVSLPHDDGSGEGQSLRIWSLPTSLVELAESGDGELKPLISVQVGTYNEATSNMDQVPVSSYGWGTLIEVGIKRIEPVGESPSTRTTYELAGANERGILLLERLLREIQGSDEPIGDIRILYRPSPPGSVDPYLQSDGDKDLTIFISQVNLTTETRPPDLLQWGRGALAEEVPKRHRTAGCLDTAYDFVRMLWENSITRSGGYYLYYSSGEDSGLPESIFNEKGDATISLLFIYGKPGVSGVEGVGSYVNCAVTGDPIDPSRSVVYGRAEPFDLDHIPKATESLDEMARRYYTTPIELVEDHPSHPLADGRSVVVSAGTYMVSPIRTSPGGRLADIASYFNTTEEAIKEANPRRAFECKPGPEDSLATIADRYQITPSQLAEANADHPLAEGKPVKISERTYEVRPAGVPPGGRLEDIASYFNTPGEEIIKANPEIDPWPELLEPGLVIRIPEIEVLIGPGTETFADLTSFYGTTIADFAEINRSTKGLLSPAAPLHLLVPYDAIHLPKITAPIRTDGCGKTFADLAAFYGCSAADLAEDNRSVAGLLSAAPMKIGGGPKVRTATVPAGAVAIGARRVVAAEVPDLPGDGGDYGQLYLQQTFSMLGYRVLQNLDFHGSKRGLPMGPVETADRRESKIRAAAPPRAPGELWEYHQALPYPRFAKHGGSERGAGIPDPSESPYAGIGGLLQVNFGWQDIFGNVARTPLSDPSLDKTAPANNPPILLGYTDELIGLGRWPSVSSSYQVLKDGAGTRLTITLAFDPEYYLSSDESGIVGEDPKKDKASQDLRVYRQLYYQLLNTTGSDEETIKISIEASLLEEASLELAKDQIQGLRGWIEDIYQFLSDLAQGRAASAKPPMDHLIQLAIALGAAEEGYALNSAQIFELTVAMRMERPVSAIQAELKEVAGVRSSSTNIPPAIDNGGSGDPYSLKSFATRFEEALSLPESFQLKVANGTDRRRIGTSSTSKSIWAVRLGAGGGEGISYAVKHPRAPKIFAPRPISNRPESRSKVPIKKYASDDEIHLDFVGVDMDVWVREFLAAVDRFLTPEYLSPARLLMKDDEEEIIEKLLGYKKSLASSISDLASPVYFGDSDDGLAEAKEAYRQQLLVQLSNAYATDAVIQFDVEVYADIPHPGSSSPPRLFGVPAPEDGGESQNGDVSLTAAKVLLEKGSKKLTFLLQTKATKEEDDPSTPMRSYIPLDLSFQGSMIEHEIVRLLEIAGYEGGYEASSWLSFVTPPAGDFSLTKPLGSFDVPLVLRAIPTAPSMIGQAGLSQLEEITPSKIDEAVIWDYSFDYSQSRHEPQDEISFRVEFNLQPGLRALSSPIDDLFSALAEFVTVYPDVAKDLDGVLRKIDGKAEKGERERACKALEFFSDLVGGVADAWKSSKGAEFAGGYGGGKVADGCKFSIREKSKRIDYPDGTPVEALMIRVKGDWLSSEISPPMVFIKEYYTVLDTDLEDGSEVRYLFKSKDGEYLPASRGRDIPGRTVILPDLNVLERQSARAVASLSRNEELVREKKTADPFVYRTSEIQFANPHRPKLGWDDPIDISLVGSPEGEAVRRPLAEHLSSFFENLFKNRTAGSKDLFTLQLECIYEYHVNPGLPRVTMPVLFVPSSPFDGDGPAVSLGGSSGGQDLSRSFVGILSQGIWRWFEENSPHEAEKGTLKFGLTLLSDLTEESMPLLRLTDLSLPLDRVTDLPKADR; encoded by the coding sequence AGAGCCTCGATGTCAACAAGTTGTCTCTCACCGCCCGCCCAGCCCACGCCCAGAATAAGGGCTCTTATATATTCGACTGCGGAGTGGGATTGAAGGGGGTGAGGATTGATCCGATCGGAACCATAAAGGCCGATTCAAACCTGAATATAAAATATGATGATCGCCTTCATGCCTCCTTCGGAGTCGAGCTTACCCTGGAAGACCTGAATATAGTCGCCATCGTAGGCTACGATTTTGATAAGAAAGCCTTGACTCTAACATGGGACGGCGTCACCGCTGCCATAACTGAAAAAAATGGGCAGAAGATAGCCTCCCTGACCCTTACGAAGTATTCCCTGGGCGAGATGATCGAGACCTTCGTCTCCTGGTTTTCAGGACAGAAGTTCGGCCTCGCCTCTCCTTGGAATATCCTCAACCAGATCAGCCTCGCCTCATTCAATCTCGATTTCAACTTTACCACTAAACAGGTCTCTTTCCACTACAAGATCGGCCCCTTGAATCTGGGCCTTGCGAAGATTCAGAGGATCTCCGTCACCTACGAGCCCACCGGCGAGAACAAGGGCGTCAATGTAGAGCTGGAGGGTTCCTTCCTCTGGGGCGTCGATCCTAAGCATGGAGACGACAAGAAGCTGAAGTGGGATGCCACAAAGCCCGATGATGCCCCGATGCCCCCCGGCGCCGGGAACAAGTACTTCGACCTCCGCCTCCTCGCCCTCGGCCAGCACGTCGAGGTCGAGGGGATCACGGACTGCAAGTCGGTGGGAGATGCGATCAAGAAGATCGAAACTCTCCCGGTCCCCTCTCCCTCTCAGCTTCCCGCCGTCGGCTTCAGCCCCGAAAGCTCCTGGATGGTGGCCGCCGACTTCGGCATCCTGAAGGTCGACGAGACCCCCAAATACCCCCACTCCCCCCAGGCGGCCCCCAAATACTTCCTCTCCCTCCAGACGGTCTTCAACGACCCCAACATCTACGGCCTCCGGGTCGCTCTCGCGGGACCGGCGGCGAAGGTCCTGGCCGGCCTCGACTTCGAGATAATGTACCGCCGGATCAGCGAGACGGTGGGGGTCTACCAGGCCCAGATCCAGCTCCCCGACAAGATGCGCAATTTCCAGATGGGGGCCTTCAACATCACCCTCCCGGTCTTCGCCATCGAGCTCTACACCAACGGCGACTTCAAGGTCGACGTCGGCTTCCCCTGGAACCTCAACTTCTCCCGGTCCTTCACCATCCAGGCCCAGATCTCCTTCGTCCCCGTCATTGGCTCCGGCGGGATCTACTTCGGAAAGCTCAGCGGTGCCACCACCAACCGGGTCCCCGCCGTCACCAACGGGAACTTCAACCCCGTCATCGTCTTCGGCCTGGGGCTGCAGCTGGGGGTCGGAAAGTACCTCGAGAAGGGGATCCTCCGGGCCGGGATCAGCCTGACCCTGGTGGGGATCCTCGAGGGGGTCATCGCCCGGTGGAACCCCTACGATGCCGGAAAGGACGTCGACTACTACTACTGGCTCCAGGGGACCATCGGGATCATGGGCAGGCTCTTCGGGAGCGTCGACTTCGGGATCGTCAAGGCCGAGGTGAACGTCACCCTCTCCCTCGTAGCCCAGATAACTTACGAATGCTATAAGGACATACCCATCTCCGTCATCGCCTCCGTCGACGTCTCCCTATCGATCAAGATCAACTGCGGCCTCTTCAAGATCACGATACACTTCAGCTTCTCCGCCCGGATCAAGGAGACCTTCACCATCAAAAACTCTGGCACCCTGCCCTGGACCCTCGCCGACGGCTCCGAGGCGGCCCTCCGGTCGAGGCAAGACCTCAGGCTGAGGGCCCCAACGGCCATCGCCTCCTCCGGGGTGGGGGATGGCGGGCTGGTGATGAAGTGGGATAACTACCTGCCGGCCGAAGAGAAACAGATCCTCATCTGCCACTTCGCCCCGGTCATCTCCGCCTCGACCGACGAGATCCATGGCGCTACAGGTCCCCACGCCTGCTACGTCCCGATGCTCCTCCTGGAGACGAGGTCGGCATCCGACGGTCCGGGGCTGGAAGAGGGGACGACGGGGATCACATCCTTCGAGCGGCTCTGCAACCACGTCCTCCGGTGGACGGTCGCCGCGGCCCTGGACCGGGGCATGACCAAAGACCAGATCGACGGCTACGCCGTATCCGATGACGAGCTCCTCATGATCATGAATAGCCTCTCCGATCGGGTGGTCACGATGCCTATCGAGGATGCCGATGCAGCCGACTTCATGCGGGACCATTTCACTCTGCAGGTGGCATACAGGACAACGGCCAACGATGGGGGAGCCGGAGGGGCGGACGCTGCGGTATTCCCGATGCCGCCAGCCCTGAGGCTGAGGGTCCCCTCCTACCACGGTTCTAAGGATCTGGAGTGGAAGTTCTCCGAGTTCAACGCCGTGGACGAAAAATATCTTGACGCCCTGAGGACGCGGTTCGACGAGCTCGCGGTCCAGGTGGAAGAGGAGATGGGAGGGGGCTCGGACCGGCGCCTTCTTTTGGGGGACGAACCAGAACCCGCCGGCCGATCGGTCGCCTCCTTCGTCTTTGCAGATTACTTCCTCCTCCTGGCCCGCCAGATGGTCCAGAACGCCAGAGACGGCCTCCGGAACTTCCAGTACCTCCTCGGAACGTCTAAGGAAGGAAAAGCATCCGATGAGATGGTCGACGATATCGTCGGCTGGATAAACGGGCATATGGCTCCAAAGGGGGACGATCCGATCGGCGATCTCCCGCCGCCCTTCACCGCCGCGGATTTATTCGAGGCGAACGGCCAGCATCTCCTGAACCCCCAAAAGGACCTCGAGATCCAGGGCGGGACCCACCGGATCGGGCCTTCCGATACCCTATCCTCCATCGCCGAAAAGGGACCGGTTGAAGTCATAAAGCTTGCCGAAGCTAACTTTGGCGAGAAGATCCTGACGGCAGGGATCGCCCTCGCTTGCGAAGGAGAGCCGGACTATGTTATCCGGGATGAGGACACCTTAGAGTCGATCTCCAAAGATCTCTTCGCCGGTTCGATGAAGGACCTTCTCGATAGATCGGACCTGGCAACCAAGCCCGGGGTCCTGGCTGCCTCTGCCCTTCTGGCCCTCCCACCGCGATTCCACACCACCAAAGAGGGGGAGAGCCTGGAGAGGGTGGCTGCCGAGTATGGGATCCCGGTCCGGCGGCTGGCGGAGGCCGAGGCCAACCTGAAGGTTCCTGGCCTCTTCTCGACCTCCGATGGGATTGAGGCCCGGTGCCTGAACGTCCCCCACCTCCAGCGGTTCCGGGTCTCCGAGCTGATCGCTGAGATCCTGAGGACGATGGGGCTATCCCACCTCTCGGGGATCGCCTCCCGGTACCTCCTCCACGGGATGAGGCTCCCGACGGAGGGGATCGAGTTCTGCGACGAGGCCTCCGATTGGCCGGAGGAGGCCGGCCTCTACGCCCTCACCGGCCAGCAGTTCCCGATCCCCGCCCTCAACGAGGACGACTTCTCCTTCTCCCTGGCGAGAGACGAGGGCCTCGAATGGATAGACTTCCTGGGCGGTGCGAGCAAGACGGAGCTATCGGTCGTCATTGCGGGGGGCGATCGGGATCGGGTGGTGGAAGTCCAGAAGGCCGTCCGAGACGGGATCGTCCCCGGGATGAGAGCCCTGGGGCCGGAGCCGGTCTCCCGATCCCAGCCGATGACCTACCCCTTCCCCTCGGCTACGGTCTGGACCCATCCCGGGAGGGTCTCCCTCCCCCACGACGACGGCTCTGGCGAGGGGCAGTCCCTCCGGATCTGGTCGTTGCCGACGAGCCTGGTGGAGCTGGCCGAATCGGGGGACGGAGAGTTGAAGCCTTTGATCTCCGTCCAGGTCGGGACCTACAACGAGGCGACCTCGAATATGGATCAGGTCCCCGTCAGTTCGTACGGCTGGGGGACCCTTATCGAGGTGGGGATCAAGAGGATCGAGCCGGTGGGAGAGAGCCCCTCGACCCGGACGACCTACGAGCTGGCGGGGGCGAACGAGCGGGGGATCCTCCTCCTGGAGCGGCTCCTCCGGGAGATTCAGGGCTCAGATGAGCCGATCGGAGATATCCGGATCCTCTATCGTCCGAGCCCCCCAGGCAGCGTAGATCCCTATCTTCAGTCGGATGGGGACAAAGACCTCACCATCTTCATCAGCCAGGTGAACCTTACGACCGAGACCCGACCACCAGATCTCCTCCAATGGGGCCGGGGAGCTCTGGCAGAGGAGGTCCCGAAGCGGCACAGGACGGCGGGTTGCCTGGACACCGCCTACGACTTCGTCAGGATGCTCTGGGAGAACAGCATCACACGCTCCGGAGGATACTACCTCTACTACAGCTCCGGCGAAGACTCGGGCCTCCCGGAGAGCATATTCAACGAGAAGGGCGATGCGACCATATCTCTCCTCTTCATCTATGGAAAGCCCGGGGTCTCCGGGGTGGAGGGGGTCGGAAGCTACGTGAACTGTGCCGTCACCGGAGACCCGATCGATCCGTCGAGGTCCGTGGTCTATGGGAGGGCGGAACCCTTCGACCTCGACCACATCCCGAAGGCGACCGAGTCCCTGGACGAGATGGCCCGGAGGTATTATACAACCCCCATCGAGCTGGTGGAGGATCACCCGTCTCATCCCCTGGCTGATGGGAGGTCGGTGGTCGTCTCCGCTGGAACTTACATGGTCAGCCCCATCAGGACCAGCCCAGGCGGCAGGCTGGCGGATATCGCATCCTACTTCAATACCACGGAGGAGGCGATCAAAGAAGCGAACCCCCGAAGGGCCTTTGAATGCAAACCCGGCCCCGAGGATTCCCTGGCCACCATCGCCGATCGTTACCAGATCACTCCGTCTCAGCTGGCCGAGGCAAACGCCGACCACCCCCTGGCGGAGGGCAAGCCGGTCAAAATCTCCGAGAGGACCTACGAGGTGAGGCCTGCGGGGGTTCCCCCCGGAGGCAGACTTGAGGATATCGCGTCCTACTTCAATACTCCAGGGGAGGAGATCATAAAGGCGAACCCCGAGATCGATCCCTGGCCCGAACTCCTCGAGCCGGGTTTGGTGATCCGGATCCCGGAGATCGAAGTATTGATCGGCCCGGGGACTGAGACCTTCGCCGACCTCACATCCTTTTACGGCACCACCATCGCCGACTTCGCAGAAATTAACCGATCGACGAAGGGGCTTTTGAGCCCGGCAGCCCCACTTCATCTCCTGGTCCCGTATGATGCCATCCACCTCCCGAAGATCACGGCACCAATCAGAACCGACGGTTGCGGGAAGACCTTCGCCGACCTCGCCGCCTTCTACGGCTGCTCCGCCGCCGACCTGGCCGAAGATAACAGGTCTGTCGCGGGCCTTTTGAGCGCAGCTCCGATGAAGATCGGAGGCGGCCCCAAGGTCCGGACCGCCACCGTCCCCGCCGGGGCCGTGGCCATCGGGGCGAGACGGGTCGTCGCCGCCGAGGTCCCCGATCTCCCGGGGGATGGGGGCGATTACGGCCAGCTCTACCTCCAGCAGACCTTCTCGATGCTGGGATACCGGGTCCTTCAGAACCTCGACTTCCACGGGAGCAAGAGGGGGCTTCCGATGGGGCCGGTGGAGACGGCGGACCGACGGGAGTCGAAGATCCGGGCGGCTGCGCCTCCCAGGGCCCCAGGCGAGCTCTGGGAGTACCACCAGGCCCTCCCCTACCCCCGCTTCGCGAAACACGGCGGCTCCGAAAGGGGCGCCGGCATCCCCGACCCCAGCGAGAGCCCCTACGCCGGGATCGGGGGCCTCCTCCAGGTGAACTTCGGCTGGCAGGACATCTTCGGGAACGTCGCCAGAACGCCGCTATCCGATCCGTCCCTGGACAAGACTGCGCCGGCAAACAACCCGCCGATTCTGCTGGGGTACACCGACGAGCTGATCGGCCTCGGCAGGTGGCCGAGCGTCTCCAGCTCTTACCAGGTCCTCAAGGATGGAGCGGGGACGAGGCTGACCATCACCCTCGCCTTCGACCCGGAATATTACCTTTCTTCAGACGAGAGTGGGATCGTCGGGGAAGATCCGAAGAAAGATAAGGCGTCCCAAGACCTGCGAGTCTACAGGCAGCTTTACTATCAGCTCTTGAATACCACCGGATCCGATGAGGAGACGATTAAGATCTCCATAGAGGCGAGCCTCCTGGAGGAGGCATCCCTCGAGCTGGCGAAGGATCAAATCCAGGGCCTCCGGGGCTGGATCGAAGATATCTACCAGTTCCTCTCCGACCTCGCCCAGGGCAGAGCGGCCTCCGCCAAGCCTCCTATGGATCACCTGATCCAGCTCGCCATAGCCCTGGGGGCGGCTGAGGAGGGATACGCTTTGAACTCTGCCCAGATCTTCGAGCTGACGGTGGCGATGAGGATGGAGCGGCCCGTCTCGGCGATCCAGGCCGAGCTGAAAGAGGTGGCAGGGGTCCGATCTTCCTCGACCAACATCCCGCCGGCGATCGATAATGGCGGTTCCGGCGATCCCTATTCCCTGAAGAGCTTCGCCACCCGGTTCGAGGAGGCCCTCAGCCTCCCCGAATCGTTCCAGCTGAAGGTCGCCAACGGGACCGATAGGAGGCGGATCGGAACCTCCTCGACCTCGAAGTCTATCTGGGCGGTCCGCCTCGGCGCTGGCGGGGGCGAAGGGATCTCTTATGCCGTGAAACATCCCCGCGCTCCGAAGATATTCGCACCAAGGCCGATCTCCAACAGGCCAGAGTCGCGATCGAAAGTGCCCATCAAAAAGTATGCTTCCGATGACGAGATCCATCTCGACTTCGTTGGAGTCGACATGGACGTGTGGGTCCGGGAGTTCCTGGCGGCGGTCGACAGGTTCCTGACGCCGGAGTATCTCTCCCCGGCCCGTCTGCTGATGAAGGATGATGAAGAGGAGATCATCGAGAAGCTTTTGGGTTATAAAAAATCGCTGGCCAGCTCCATAAGCGATCTCGCGTCTCCGGTCTATTTTGGCGACTCCGATGACGGCCTGGCAGAGGCGAAAGAGGCGTATAGACAGCAGCTTCTGGTCCAGCTCTCCAACGCCTACGCCACCGACGCCGTGATCCAGTTCGATGTGGAGGTCTACGCCGATATCCCCCATCCGGGCTCCTCCAGCCCGCCGCGTCTCTTCGGCGTTCCGGCTCCAGAAGATGGCGGAGAGTCTCAGAACGGGGACGTATCCCTGACGGCGGCGAAGGTCCTCCTCGAAAAGGGATCGAAGAAGCTGACGTTCCTCCTCCAGACTAAGGCGACGAAGGAAGAGGACGATCCATCGACCCCGATGAGGAGCTACATCCCCCTCGACCTATCTTTCCAGGGGTCGATGATCGAGCACGAGATCGTCAGGCTTCTGGAGATAGCGGGCTATGAGGGGGGCTACGAGGCGTCGTCGTGGCTCTCCTTCGTGACGCCGCCGGCAGGAGACTTCTCCCTGACGAAGCCCCTCGGCTCCTTCGACGTCCCCCTCGTCCTCCGGGCCATCCCGACGGCTCCATCGATGATCGGCCAGGCGGGGCTTTCGCAGCTCGAAGAGATCACCCCCTCCAAGATCGACGAGGCGGTGATCTGGGACTACTCCTTCGACTACAGCCAGAGCCGCCACGAGCCCCAGGACGAGATCTCCTTCCGGGTGGAGTTCAACCTCCAGCCCGGGTTGAGGGCTCTATCCTCACCCATCGACGACCTCTTCTCCGCCCTGGCAGAGTTTGTGACCGTCTACCCCGATGTGGCGAAGGACCTCGACGGCGTCCTGCGGAAGATCGACGGAAAGGCGGAGAAGGGAGAGCGGGAGAGGGCGTGTAAGGCCCTCGAGTTCTTTTCCGACCTCGTCGGCGGCGTCGCCGACGCCTGGAAGTCGTCGAAGGGAGCCGAATTTGCCGGAGGCTATGGAGGGGGCAAAGTTGCCGACGGCTGCAAGTTCAGCATAAGAGAAAAGTCGAAGAGGATTGACTACCCCGACGGAACCCCGGTGGAGGCCCTGATGATCAGAGTAAAGGGGGATTGGCTCTCCTCTGAAATCTCCCCACCGATGGTCTTCATCAAGGAGTACTATACCGTCCTTGATACCGACTTGGAGGACGGCTCCGAGGTCCGATACCTGTTCAAATCGAAGGATGGGGAGTACCTCCCCGCCTCCAGGGGGCGGGACATTCCGGGCCGCACCGTCATTCTCCCGGATCTCAACGTCTTGGAGAGGCAGAGCGCCCGGGCCGTCGCCAGCCTCAGCCGTAACGAGGAGCTCGTCCGCGAAAAGAAGACCGCCGATCCCTTCGTATATAGAACCTCGGAGATCCAGTTCGCAAACCCGCACCGACCGAAGCTGGGATGGGACGATCCGATAGATATCTCCCTCGTTGGATCTCCGGAAGGAGAGGCTGTTCGTCGTCCCCTGGCAGAGCATCTCTCTTCGTTCTTCGAGAACCTCTTCAAGAACCGGACGGCCGGTTCGAAGGATCTCTTCACCCTCCAGCTGGAGTGCATCTATGAGTACCACGTGAACCCCGGGCTACCGAGGGTGACGATGCCGGTCCTCTTCGTCCCCTCCTCTCCCTTCGACGGCGACGGACCAGCAGTCTCCCTGGGGGGATCCTCCGGCGGCCAAGATCTGTCCCGCTCCTTCGTCGGCATCCTCTCTCAGGGTATCTGGCGGTGGTTCGAAGAGAACTCTCCCCATGAGGCGGAGAAAGGGACCCTTAAGTTCGGCCTGACCCTTCTATCGGATCTTACGGAGGAGTCGATGCCGCTCCTCCGGCTCACCGATCTGAGCCTGCCCCTCGATCGGGTGACAGACCTGCCGAAGGCGGATCGCTGA
- the serA gene encoding phosphoglycerate dehydrogenase yields the protein MKVLVSDPLSEEGVRKLETEMEVDVITNLSPEELVERIKDYDALAIRSGTKVTAEVIAAADKLKVIGRAGVGVDNVDIDAATKKGIIVVNTPGGNTISAAEHTIAMMLSLARNIPLANASLKAGEWNRKKYTGVEVYNKTLGIVGLGRIGAEIASRMKAFGMRILAYDPFVTAERAADLGIRLATLDEIFRESDFITVHTPLTKETRNLIDEDQFKIMKPGVRLINCARGGIINEEALAKAVAEGRVAGAAIDVFTKEPPAGNPLLDQAGVIVTPHLGASTAEAQVNVAVAVAEQILAVARGELPPNALNMPAISSETLAAMRPFMDLVEKMGRLAAQLGEDGYDRLEIVYGGTVAEKDTKPVTISAVKGFLDSLGHSANFVNSLVKLRECGIALTESKTDSTNGYSNIVTLTLSGPKGSVSVYGTVYGKNEGRIVQINEYRVYVPTEGYMIMAIHEDRPNIIGPCCVVLGEDSINIGGMHVGRKASGGEQIMVLNVDHPVSEETLGRLTSVSGVIKAKMIKL from the coding sequence ATGAAGGTCCTTGTCAGCGACCCTCTCTCGGAAGAGGGCGTGCGAAAGCTGGAGACGGAGATGGAGGTGGACGTCATCACCAACCTCTCCCCCGAAGAGCTGGTAGAGAGAATCAAAGATTACGACGCCCTCGCCATCAGGAGCGGGACGAAGGTGACGGCGGAGGTGATCGCCGCCGCCGATAAATTGAAGGTCATCGGCCGGGCCGGGGTCGGCGTCGACAACGTCGACATCGACGCCGCCACCAAGAAGGGGATCATCGTCGTCAACACCCCCGGCGGAAACACAATCTCGGCGGCGGAGCACACCATCGCCATGATGTTATCCCTCGCGAGGAACATCCCCCTGGCGAACGCCTCCCTCAAGGCCGGAGAGTGGAACCGGAAGAAGTATACCGGGGTCGAGGTCTACAACAAGACCCTGGGGATCGTCGGCCTCGGGAGGATCGGAGCCGAGATCGCCTCGAGGATGAAGGCCTTCGGGATGCGGATCCTCGCCTACGACCCCTTCGTGACGGCGGAGAGGGCGGCTGACCTCGGAATCAGGCTTGCGACCCTCGACGAGATCTTCAGAGAGAGCGACTTCATCACCGTCCACACCCCCCTCACCAAGGAGACCCGAAACCTCATCGATGAGGACCAGTTCAAGATCATGAAGCCCGGGGTCCGGCTGATCAACTGCGCCCGGGGCGGGATCATCAACGAGGAGGCCCTGGCGAAGGCGGTCGCCGAGGGGAGGGTGGCGGGGGCCGCCATCGACGTCTTCACCAAGGAGCCTCCAGCAGGTAACCCCCTCCTCGATCAGGCCGGGGTCATCGTCACCCCCCACCTCGGAGCCTCCACCGCCGAGGCCCAGGTGAACGTGGCGGTGGCGGTCGCCGAGCAGATCCTGGCGGTGGCGCGAGGCGAGCTCCCCCCCAACGCCCTGAACATGCCCGCCATCTCCTCGGAGACCCTGGCTGCCATGCGCCCCTTCATGGACCTGGTGGAGAAGATGGGGCGGCTCGCCGCCCAGCTCGGGGAGGACGGCTACGACCGGCTGGAGATCGTCTACGGCGGGACCGTCGCCGAGAAGGATACAAAGCCCGTCACCATATCGGCGGTGAAGGGATTTCTGGACTCCCTGGGCCACAGCGCGAACTTCGTAAACTCCCTCGTCAAGCTGAGGGAATGCGGGATCGCCCTCACCGAGAGCAAGACCGATTCGACGAACGGGTACAGCAACATCGTCACCCTCACCCTCTCGGGGCCCAAGGGCTCGGTATCCGTATACGGAACCGTCTACGGCAAGAACGAGGGGAGGATCGTCCAGATCAACGAGTACCGGGTCTACGTCCCCACCGAGGGTTACATGATCATGGCGATCCACGAGGACCGGCCGAACATCATAGGTCCCTGCTGCGTCGTTTTGGGCGAAGACTCGATCAACATCGGCGGTATGCACGTCGGGAGGAAGGCCTCGGGCGGGGAGCAGATCATGGTCCTGAACGTCGACCACCCCGTCTCCGAAGAGACCCTGGGGAGGCTCACCTCCGTCTCGGGGGTCATCAAGGCTAAGATGATAAAGCTATAA